Proteins encoded within one genomic window of Bradyrhizobium sp. 186:
- a CDS encoding IS1634 family transposase codes for MFIETIPNRGSPPAVLLREAYRDEHGRAQKRTLANLSKLPVDLIGGLKALLKGGTVIGTGPDEIQIERSLPHGHVAAALGTIRRIALDRLILSTTKDEASRRHYDLVVAMIVDRLIAPRSKLGFVRAVDQETAISSLGSVLRLGKVKEREAYEALDWLVERQARIETGLARRHLQDGVLVLYDVSSSYFEGRCCPLARYGHSRDHRGDRPQIVYGLLCTREGLPIAVEVFDGNTADPKTLSSQVQKIKDRFGISRMVLVGDRGMITSARIRDDLKPAGVDWITCLRAPAIQALAAENGPLQLSLFDDRDLAEISAPDLFPGERLIVCRNRDLAAERARKREDLLAATEHELARVQAQVQRKHSALRSSAQIGIAVGAVLDRKKMAKHFDVEVADGYLSWQRRIEQIEEEARLDGIYVIRTSIPAGHLDAAEAVQAYKDLSRVERSFRSMKTIDLEIRPIRHWTAQHVRAHVFLCMLAYHVEWHLREALAPLLFHDTDLEAARGERTSPVAKTEPSEAAKAKKATKRSADGHHVMSFDALIAHLGTLVRNTMRVPLHTKHRFMLHSTPTSVQETAFKLLDLDPLRVQ; via the coding sequence ATGTTCATCGAGACGATTCCCAATCGAGGCTCGCCGCCTGCGGTGCTGTTGCGGGAGGCGTATCGCGACGAGCATGGCCGCGCGCAGAAGCGGACCTTGGCCAATCTGAGCAAGCTGCCGGTGGATTTGATTGGCGGACTGAAGGCTCTGCTCAAGGGCGGCACGGTGATTGGCACCGGACCGGACGAGATTCAAATCGAGCGCTCACTGCCTCACGGCCATGTTGCAGCGGCGCTCGGGACGATCCGCAGAATTGCACTGGATCGGCTGATTTTAAGCACGACGAAGGATGAGGCATCGCGACGCCATTACGATCTGGTGGTAGCCATGATCGTTGATCGGTTGATTGCGCCACGCTCGAAGCTTGGCTTTGTACGGGCGGTGGATCAGGAGACGGCAATCTCCAGCCTCGGATCGGTTCTGCGCCTGGGCAAGGTGAAGGAGCGCGAGGCCTATGAGGCGCTCGATTGGCTGGTCGAGCGCCAGGCGCGGATCGAGACCGGCTTGGCGCGGCGACATCTCCAGGACGGCGTGCTGGTGCTCTACGACGTCAGCTCGTCCTACTTTGAGGGCCGCTGCTGTCCGCTGGCGCGCTATGGCCATAGCCGCGATCACCGGGGCGACCGGCCGCAGATTGTCTACGGGCTGCTCTGTACGCGTGAGGGGCTGCCGATTGCGGTTGAAGTCTTCGACGGCAACACGGCCGATCCGAAGACGCTGAGTTCTCAAGTCCAAAAGATCAAGGATCGCTTCGGGATCAGCCGTATGGTGTTGGTCGGGGATCGGGGAATGATCACCTCGGCACGCATCCGCGATGATCTCAAGCCGGCGGGCGTCGATTGGATCACCTGCCTGCGCGCGCCGGCGATCCAGGCTTTGGCGGCGGAGAACGGGCCGCTGCAGCTGTCGCTGTTCGATGACCGCGATCTCGCCGAAATCAGCGCCCCTGACCTGTTCCCAGGCGAGCGGCTGATCGTCTGTCGCAATCGCGATCTGGCAGCCGAACGAGCGCGCAAACGCGAGGATCTGCTGGCCGCGACCGAGCACGAACTTGCCCGCGTTCAAGCGCAGGTCCAGCGCAAACACTCTGCGTTGCGCAGTTCCGCCCAGATCGGCATCGCGGTTGGTGCGGTTTTGGACCGCAAGAAGATGGCCAAGCACTTCGACGTCGAAGTGGCCGATGGCTATCTCTCATGGCAGCGACGGATCGAGCAGATCGAGGAAGAGGCTCGCCTCGACGGCATCTACGTCATCCGAACCAGCATACCCGCTGGGCATCTCGACGCTGCAGAGGCGGTTCAGGCCTACAAGGACCTGTCGCGAGTCGAACGCAGCTTCCGGTCCATGAAAACCATCGATCTCGAAATACGGCCGATCCGCCACTGGACGGCACAGCACGTGCGGGCCCATGTCTTCCTGTGCATGCTGGCCTATCACGTCGAATGGCACCTGCGAGAAGCCTTGGCGCCGCTGTTGTTCCACGACACCGACCTTGAGGCCGCCCGGGGAGAACGGACCTCTCCCGTCGCCAAGACCGAACCATCTGAGGCGGCGAAGGCCAAGAAGGCAACAAAGCGATCAGCCGACGGCCATCACGTCATGAGCTTCGATGCGCTCATCGCCCATCTCGGCACGCTGGTCCGAAACACGATGCGCGTGCCCCTTCACACCAAGCATCGCTTCATGCTCCATTCCACACCAACCTCCGTCCAGGAGACCGCGTTCAAGCTGCTCGATCTTGACCCGCTGCGTGTCCAGTAA
- a CDS encoding PLP-dependent aminotransferase family protein — protein MSKFEYVKLADAIAVDISNGTLRPGDRLPPQRNFAYDRGIAVSTASRVYTELLRRGLAVGEVGRGTFISGDVRREVETMSEPRDARIDFEVNYAMLPQQWAMIAKSLAGLERVDALESALRVSTSTGTKSARNAAAAYLARKDFTPQAEQIVFTANGKQSLAAALAALVPTGGRCGVEALTYPYVKSIAARLGVTLVPIPMDEHGARPDAIQKAHREAHLSALYLQPIIQNPLGVTMNATRRADIMRVAEKLDLTIIEDAVYGFLADDTPLAALGPDRCIVVDSLSKKVAPGLALGILVAPPHLRESVMSAVRTGGWIASGHALAAGQRLMADGTVAELTRLKRIDAARRQQTAAKLLAGYQIAADPRSYHLWLTLPSHWRSQTFVAAAARRSIALTPSSTFAIAHGHAPNAVRLALAPPSLEQLDSGLRTIVSLLGTKEEDFDSTE, from the coding sequence ATGTCCAAGTTCGAGTACGTGAAGCTTGCCGATGCCATTGCCGTCGATATCTCTAACGGCACGTTAAGACCCGGCGACCGGCTGCCGCCGCAGCGCAATTTTGCCTATGACCGTGGCATTGCGGTCTCGACTGCGAGCCGGGTTTATACGGAGCTTTTGCGCCGCGGGCTTGCCGTCGGCGAAGTCGGTCGCGGCACCTTCATCTCCGGCGACGTCAGGCGCGAAGTCGAGACGATGAGCGAGCCGCGCGATGCGCGCATCGACTTCGAGGTCAATTACGCGATGCTGCCGCAGCAATGGGCGATGATCGCCAAGAGCCTCGCGGGGCTGGAGCGCGTCGACGCACTCGAATCCGCGCTGCGCGTCTCGACCAGCACCGGCACCAAGAGCGCGCGCAATGCCGCCGCCGCCTATCTGGCGCGCAAGGACTTTACGCCGCAGGCCGAGCAGATCGTCTTCACCGCCAACGGCAAGCAATCGCTGGCGGCCGCACTCGCGGCCCTCGTTCCCACCGGCGGCCGCTGCGGCGTCGAGGCGCTGACCTACCCCTACGTCAAGAGCATCGCGGCGCGGCTCGGCGTGACGCTCGTCCCAATTCCGATGGACGAGCACGGCGCGCGGCCCGACGCGATCCAGAAAGCGCATCGCGAGGCACACCTGTCGGCGCTGTATCTCCAGCCCATCATCCAAAATCCGCTCGGCGTCACCATGAACGCGACACGGCGGGCCGATATCATGCGCGTCGCCGAAAAGCTCGACCTCACCATCATCGAGGACGCCGTCTATGGCTTCCTCGCCGACGACACGCCGCTGGCGGCACTCGGACCGGACCGCTGCATCGTGGTCGACAGCCTGTCCAAGAAGGTCGCGCCGGGCCTCGCGCTCGGCATCCTCGTCGCGCCGCCGCATCTGCGCGAGAGCGTGATGAGCGCGGTCCGGACCGGCGGCTGGATCGCCTCCGGCCACGCGCTCGCGGCCGGGCAGCGGCTGATGGCCGACGGCACCGTCGCCGAGCTGACGCGGCTAAAGCGCATCGACGCCGCGCGCCGCCAGCAGACCGCGGCAAAGCTGCTCGCCGGCTATCAGATCGCGGCCGACCCGCGCTCCTATCATCTCTGGCTGACGCTGCCGTCGCATTGGCGCTCGCAGACCTTCGTCGCGGCAGCAGCCCGGCGCAGCATTGCGCTGACACCGTCCTCGACCTTCGCGATCGCGCATGGACATGCGCCGAACGCGGTGCGGCTCGCGCTCGCCCCGCCCTCGCTCGAGCAGCTCGATTCCGGCCTGCGCACGATCGTGTCCCTGCTCGGCACCAAGGAAGAGGATTTTGACTCGACTGAGTAG
- a CDS encoding YdcF family protein, giving the protein MSAMDRSTRLPTADEVAEINRRHLIETPLSPADLLFMFGTREDVALRVETAARLWREGFFRWSIVSGGVTPGSEQSECTIIKAAMAAAGIPADRILEEHRAMNTGENVILSLPIIAAALGLHNVRSVICVGNTWTARRYPMTLHRHWPEVTKMLLTVDNFTTPRALWHTDAEFRRRILHEWDKIEPYKARDFIAEWPEE; this is encoded by the coding sequence ATGTCAGCCATGGATCGCAGCACCCGCCTACCGACGGCGGATGAGGTCGCCGAGATCAACCGGCGACATCTGATCGAAACGCCACTCTCGCCGGCCGACTTGTTGTTCATGTTCGGGACCCGCGAGGACGTTGCACTACGTGTTGAGACCGCTGCGAGGCTCTGGCGCGAGGGTTTTTTTCGTTGGTCGATCGTCAGCGGCGGCGTGACGCCGGGCTCGGAGCAATCCGAGTGCACTATCATCAAGGCGGCGATGGCCGCGGCAGGCATTCCCGCGGACCGGATCCTGGAGGAACATCGCGCGATGAACACGGGCGAGAACGTGATCCTCTCGCTGCCGATCATCGCTGCCGCGCTGGGACTGCATAATGTCCGCAGCGTGATCTGCGTCGGCAACACCTGGACCGCGCGGCGCTATCCGATGACGCTGCACCGGCACTGGCCGGAGGTTACCAAGATGCTGCTCACCGTCGACAATTTCACGACGCCGCGCGCGCTCTGGCACACCGATGCCGAATTTCGTCGCCGCATTCTGCACGAATGGGACAAGATCGAGCCCTACAAGGCAAGGGACTTCATCGCGGAGTGGCCGGAGGAGTGA
- a CDS encoding DUF1127 domain-containing protein, whose amino-acid sequence MTTISQTSGRSLRPSSSGGFFRALASGVYALFERLEHRSAVKTLNELDDRALRDIGITRSQIEDAVYGQVKAELTRYL is encoded by the coding sequence ATGACCACGATCTCGCAAACTTCGGGGCGGAGTTTACGCCCATCCTCATCGGGCGGATTTTTCCGCGCGCTCGCCAGCGGTGTCTATGCGCTGTTCGAGCGCCTGGAGCACCGCTCGGCCGTCAAGACGCTGAACGAACTCGACGACCGCGCCCTGCGCGACATCGGGATCACGCGCAGCCAGATCGAGGACGCCGTCTACGGGCAGGTCAAAGCCGAGCTGACGCGATATCTGTAA
- a CDS encoding histidine phosphatase family protein has translation MRRLMLLRHAKTKTDAPSGRDQDRRLDDRGHKDAAEIGDWIAAHPPFPDVVLVSHAVRARQTWDIVWEAMNDRVAAPQVEILPELYGADPAQILESIRTATIPADPRHLMLVGHNPGMHEVALMLTGGGDPAGAKALAGNLPTAGLAIFDFDVKDWGDVAYRRGKLVLFVSPRLLRLG, from the coding sequence ATGCGCCGTTTGATGCTGCTGCGTCACGCCAAGACCAAGACTGACGCGCCCAGCGGCCGCGACCAGGACCGGCGGCTCGACGATCGCGGCCACAAGGATGCCGCAGAGATCGGTGACTGGATCGCTGCCCATCCGCCCTTTCCCGACGTCGTGCTGGTGTCTCATGCCGTCCGGGCCCGGCAGACCTGGGACATCGTCTGGGAGGCGATGAATGACCGCGTCGCGGCGCCACAGGTCGAGATCCTGCCAGAACTCTACGGCGCCGACCCCGCGCAAATTCTCGAATCCATTCGCACTGCAACCATCCCGGCCGATCCGCGGCACTTAATGCTGGTCGGGCACAATCCGGGCATGCACGAGGTAGCGCTGATGCTGACGGGCGGCGGTGATCCGGCCGGCGCCAAGGCGCTCGCCGGCAATCTGCCAACCGCGGGGCTTGCGATCTTCGACTTTGACGTCAAGGATTGGGGGGACGTGGCCTACCGCCGCGGCAAACTGGTGCTGTTCGTCAGTCCTAGGCTGCTTCGACTGGGATGA
- a CDS encoding EAL domain-containing protein, with protein MYQVLYCLTDQHDWQLVALGGAVCLLASAAAISLFHRARATQGPGRLAWISLDAVVSGCGIWATHFIAMLAYGPGADGAYNIPVTILSLIFAISVTFVGLSIAVSSARTRWIVLGGAIVGGGVAAMYTGMAALEIPARVSWAEGTVVASVLFGIVFAALALFVAARRDDLSYALAATALLTLAIVAHHFTAMGAVLLTPDPTLAISAMSIAPASLSFLTASAAVAIIAIALVAALLDRRAKGELGRQQIVLDTALENMSQGLCMFDADGKIILFNERYAAMLGRTDIPLTGRRLVDVLREEQAKGQWLGDAGEFFARLVADAREGRTTTDVVSRFGRSIRVVNQPMQGGGWVATFEDITEWLAALAKISHMARHDALTNLPNRVLFHEQLEQGLRRARSHDQLAVLCLDLDHFKDINDSLGHPIGDALLKEVGRRLAASVGQNDTVARLGGDEFAVVQLGRSEEAAAALLAGRLVEVISAPYEIDDHQIVIGVSIGISLSPQDGDNPDELLKNADLALYRAKADGRGTYRFFETGMDARAQARRLLEMDLRAALQRDEFQAYYQPIRDVASGRVVAFEALLRWNHPQRGLIAPLSFIPLAEETGLIVQLGDFVLRSACTDAVTWPDDVDVAVNLSPVQFKNPNLIASVTDALALSGLAARRLELEITESVLLQNSEATLTTLHELRAMGVRISLDDFGTGYSSLSYLRSFPFDKIKIDRSFVSELATREDSMAIIRAVTGLGRSLGIVTTAEGVENDAQLELLRREGCTQAQGYLFSKPRPASDVAMMLDRPRLRASA; from the coding sequence ATGTATCAAGTTCTTTACTGTCTCACGGACCAGCATGACTGGCAGCTTGTTGCGCTCGGCGGCGCGGTGTGCCTGCTCGCAAGCGCGGCGGCGATCAGCCTGTTTCACCGGGCGCGCGCGACGCAGGGACCCGGGCGCCTGGCCTGGATCAGCCTGGATGCCGTCGTCAGCGGATGCGGCATCTGGGCGACGCATTTCATCGCGATGCTGGCCTATGGGCCGGGTGCCGATGGTGCCTACAACATTCCGGTGACGATCCTGTCGCTGATCTTCGCGATCTCCGTGACCTTCGTGGGATTGAGCATCGCGGTATCTTCCGCGCGGACGCGATGGATCGTTCTCGGTGGCGCCATCGTCGGCGGCGGCGTCGCGGCGATGTACACCGGTATGGCGGCGCTGGAAATTCCCGCGCGCGTGAGCTGGGCTGAAGGCACGGTTGTCGCCTCGGTCCTGTTCGGCATCGTCTTTGCGGCGCTGGCGCTGTTCGTCGCCGCGCGCCGCGACGATCTTTCCTACGCGCTGGCCGCGACCGCCCTGCTGACGCTCGCCATCGTCGCGCATCATTTCACCGCGATGGGCGCGGTGCTGCTGACGCCGGACCCGACGCTTGCGATCAGCGCGATGTCGATCGCGCCGGCCTCGCTGTCCTTCCTCACGGCCAGCGCCGCGGTCGCGATCATTGCGATCGCGCTCGTCGCTGCGCTGCTCGACCGCCGCGCCAAGGGTGAATTGGGGCGCCAGCAGATCGTGCTGGACACCGCGCTCGAGAACATGTCGCAGGGGCTGTGCATGTTCGATGCGGACGGCAAGATCATCCTGTTCAACGAGCGCTACGCCGCGATGCTCGGCCGCACCGATATTCCGCTCACCGGTCGCCGGCTCGTCGACGTGCTGCGGGAGGAGCAGGCCAAGGGCCAGTGGCTGGGCGATGCGGGCGAATTCTTCGCGCGCCTCGTCGCCGACGCGCGCGAGGGCCGCACCACGACCGACGTCGTGAGCAGGTTCGGCCGCTCCATCCGTGTCGTCAACCAGCCGATGCAGGGCGGCGGCTGGGTCGCGACCTTCGAGGACATTACCGAGTGGCTGGCGGCGCTGGCGAAGATCTCGCACATGGCGCGCCATGACGCGCTGACCAACCTGCCGAACCGCGTGCTGTTCCACGAGCAACTCGAGCAGGGTCTGCGCCGGGCGAGGTCGCACGACCAGCTCGCGGTGCTCTGCCTCGATCTCGATCACTTCAAGGACATCAACGACTCCCTCGGCCATCCCATCGGCGATGCGCTGCTCAAGGAGGTCGGCCGCAGGCTCGCGGCCTCCGTCGGCCAGAACGACACCGTGGCGCGACTCGGCGGCGACGAGTTCGCCGTGGTCCAGCTCGGCCGGTCCGAGGAGGCCGCTGCGGCGCTGCTTGCCGGCCGTCTCGTCGAAGTGATCTCCGCGCCTTACGAGATCGACGATCATCAGATCGTCATCGGCGTGTCGATCGGCATCTCGTTGTCGCCGCAAGACGGCGACAATCCGGACGAGTTGTTGAAGAATGCCGACCTTGCGCTGTACCGCGCCAAGGCGGACGGCCGCGGAACCTATCGTTTCTTCGAAACCGGCATGGATGCGCGCGCGCAGGCGCGGCGCCTGCTGGAGATGGACCTGCGCGCGGCGTTGCAGCGCGACGAGTTCCAAGCCTACTACCAGCCGATCCGCGACGTCGCCAGCGGTCGCGTCGTCGCCTTCGAGGCGCTGCTGCGCTGGAATCATCCGCAGCGCGGGCTGATCGCACCCCTGAGCTTCATTCCGCTCGCCGAGGAGACCGGACTGATCGTCCAGCTCGGCGACTTCGTGTTGCGCTCTGCGTGCACTGATGCGGTCACCTGGCCGGACGATGTCGACGTCGCCGTCAACCTGTCGCCGGTGCAGTTCAAGAACCCGAATCTGATCGCATCCGTGACCGATGCGCTGGCATTGTCGGGGCTCGCGGCGCGCCGCCTCGAGCTCGAGATCACCGAATCCGTGCTGCTCCAGAACAGCGAGGCGACGCTGACCACGCTGCATGAGCTCCGCGCCATGGGCGTGCGCATCTCGCTCGACGATTTCGGCACCGGCTATTCGTCGCTGAGCTATCTGCGCAGCTTCCCCTTCGACAAGATCAAGATCGACCGCTCTTTCGTGTCGGAGCTCGCGACGCGCGAGGATTCCATGGCGATCATCCGCGCCGTGACCGGTTTGGGGCGCAGCCTCGGCATCGTCACCACGGCGGAGGGGGTCGAGAACGACGCGCAGCTCGAACTGCTCCGGCGCGAGGGCTGCACCCAGGCGCAGGGCTATCTGTTCAGCAAGCCGCGTCCTGCGTCCGACGTGGCGATGATGCTGGACCGGCCGCGGCTGCGCGCGTCGGCGTAA
- a CDS encoding MFS transporter: protein MRADTFKFESFDDSKGASRATRLATSLTLAAMSLGYGVVQLDVTIVNTALDAMGKTLGGGVAELQWVVSAYTIAFAAFILTAGALGDRIGAKRVFMAGFAIFTAASLACAVSPNAVALIGARLVQGLAAAILVPNSLALLNHAYPDDRQRGRAVAIWAAGASLALTAGPFVGGGLITLVGWRAIFLVNLPVGLAGLWLTWRYAAETTRLRSREIDLLGQCAAIGALGALAGAIIEGGALGWGHPAVVGAFAAATILAALFVWQESRTAQPMLPLSLFSHRLFTLTTIVGLLVNIAIYGLIFVLSLYFQRVNGLSAWWTGLAFMPMMAAVLPVNLLAPHLAERIGSCPTIVVGASISALGCLGLLWIEAGTSYWTICAQMIAISGGLGLLVPPLTSTLLGSVEKARSGIAAGVLNATRQTGSVLGVALFGSLIAGEGAFMEGLHLSLAISAVVLLLAAAVIGFGARARG, encoded by the coding sequence ATGCGAGCCGATACATTCAAATTCGAATCCTTCGACGACTCCAAAGGCGCCTCGCGTGCTACGCGTCTCGCGACGTCTCTCACACTCGCCGCGATGAGCCTCGGCTATGGTGTGGTGCAGCTCGATGTCACCATCGTCAACACCGCGCTCGATGCCATGGGCAAGACGCTCGGCGGCGGCGTCGCCGAGCTGCAATGGGTGGTCAGCGCCTACACCATCGCCTTTGCCGCCTTCATCCTGACGGCGGGAGCGCTCGGCGACCGCATCGGCGCCAAACGCGTCTTCATGGCCGGGTTTGCCATCTTCACCGCGGCCTCGCTCGCCTGCGCGGTGTCGCCCAATGCCGTCGCGCTGATCGGCGCGCGGCTCGTCCAAGGCCTGGCGGCTGCGATCCTGGTGCCGAATTCGCTGGCATTGCTCAATCATGCCTATCCGGACGACCGCCAGCGCGGTCGCGCCGTGGCGATCTGGGCCGCCGGTGCGAGCCTGGCGCTGACCGCGGGTCCCTTCGTCGGCGGCGGCCTGATCACGCTGGTCGGGTGGCGCGCGATCTTCCTGGTCAATTTGCCGGTCGGGCTCGCCGGCCTGTGGCTGACCTGGCGCTATGCCGCCGAGACCACGCGCTTACGCTCGCGCGAAATCGATCTCCTTGGCCAGTGTGCCGCGATCGGCGCGCTCGGAGCACTCGCCGGCGCGATCATCGAGGGCGGCGCGCTCGGCTGGGGGCATCCGGCCGTGGTCGGAGCTTTCGCCGCCGCAACGATTCTCGCAGCGCTGTTCGTATGGCAGGAAAGCCGCACGGCTCAGCCGATGCTGCCGCTATCGCTGTTCAGTCACCGGCTGTTTACCTTGACCACGATCGTTGGCCTGCTGGTGAACATCGCGATCTACGGCCTGATCTTCGTGCTCAGCCTGTACTTCCAGCGCGTCAACGGGCTGTCGGCCTGGTGGACCGGGCTCGCCTTCATGCCGATGATGGCTGCGGTGCTGCCGGTTAATCTGCTGGCGCCGCACCTCGCCGAGCGCATCGGCTCGTGCCCGACCATCGTCGTCGGCGCCTCCATCTCGGCGCTCGGCTGCCTAGGACTGCTTTGGATCGAAGCCGGGACGAGCTATTGGACGATCTGCGCGCAGATGATCGCGATCAGCGGCGGGCTCGGACTCCTGGTGCCGCCCTTGACCTCGACTTTGCTGGGCAGCGTCGAGAAGGCTCGCTCCGGCATCGCGGCAGGGGTGCTGAACGCGACCCGGCAAACGGGCAGCGTGCTTGGCGTGGCCCTGTTCGGCTCGCTGATCGCCGGCGAAGGCGCGTTCATGGAAGGCCTGCATCTGTCGCTGGCGATCTCCGCGGTCGTCCTGTTGCTGGCCGCCGCCGTGATCGGGTTCGGCGCACGGGCGCGAGGATGA
- a CDS encoding ferritin-like domain-containing protein, giving the protein MGLFTKDIKTMNDLFVHQLQDIYYAEQQLTKALPKMADKATDPQLKQGFLTHLEETKQHVKRLEEVFKMHGAQVKAVDCPAIDGIIEEADETAGEVADKAVLDAALINAAQAAEHYEIVRYGSLIAWAKQLGRTDCASVLAKTLEEEKATDKKLTVLAESKVNLRAAG; this is encoded by the coding sequence ATGGGACTGTTCACAAAAGACATCAAGACCATGAACGACCTATTCGTGCATCAGCTGCAGGACATCTATTATGCCGAGCAGCAGCTCACCAAAGCGCTGCCGAAAATGGCAGATAAGGCCACCGATCCGCAGTTGAAGCAGGGCTTTTTGACGCACCTCGAAGAGACCAAGCAGCACGTCAAGCGTCTCGAGGAAGTGTTCAAGATGCATGGCGCGCAAGTGAAGGCGGTGGATTGCCCGGCGATCGACGGCATTATCGAGGAAGCCGACGAGACCGCGGGCGAAGTCGCCGACAAGGCCGTGCTCGACGCCGCGCTCATCAACGCGGCGCAGGCCGCCGAGCACTACGAGATCGTGCGCTACGGCAGCCTGATCGCCTGGGCCAAGCAGCTCGGTCGCACCGATTGCGCCAGCGTGCTCGCCAAGACGCTCGAGGAAGAAAAGGCGACCGACAAGAAGCTCACGGTGCTCGCCGAGAGCAAGGTGAACCTGCGCGCGGCCGGCTAG
- a CDS encoding YbhN family protein encodes MHGLLPALQRGFKRWIGWRRLGIAASVFIIAFAIATLVRTLKGIDTGVILTALTEIPRGNIGLAAICVFFAFCTLTFYDFFALRTIGKKHVPYRIAALSSFTSYSIGHNIGATVFTGGAIRFRIYSDYGLNAIDVAKICFLSGLTFWLGNIFVLSIGMAIHPAAASYMDQLPSSINRLIALGGLASIGAYLVWLCMGEKRRELGQKGWKVVLPSAPLTLVQILIGVVDLGFCALAMYLLVPANPPIDFLSLAVVFILATLLGFASHAPGSLGVFDAAMLVALPEFGREELLATLLVFRILYFVIPFGLAISIMGARELWMNVVEPWQERRRLAEACAQANLPKQVAAMERERSLRQAKR; translated from the coding sequence ATGCACGGACTGCTGCCCGCGTTGCAACGCGGCTTCAAGAGATGGATCGGCTGGCGACGGCTTGGAATTGCCGCGAGCGTCTTCATCATTGCCTTCGCGATCGCCACGCTTGTGCGGACCCTCAAGGGCATCGATACCGGCGTCATCCTGACGGCGTTAACCGAGATTCCCCGCGGCAATATCGGGCTGGCGGCGATCTGCGTGTTTTTCGCGTTCTGTACGCTGACCTTCTATGACTTTTTTGCACTGCGAACGATCGGCAAGAAGCACGTGCCCTATCGCATCGCAGCGCTCTCCAGCTTCACGTCCTATTCGATCGGCCACAATATCGGTGCCACCGTGTTCACCGGCGGGGCGATCCGCTTCCGGATCTATTCGGACTACGGGCTGAACGCGATCGACGTCGCAAAAATCTGCTTCCTGTCCGGCCTGACCTTCTGGCTCGGTAACATCTTCGTGCTCTCGATCGGCATGGCGATCCATCCGGCTGCCGCCTCCTACATGGATCAGCTCCCGTCGTCGATCAACCGGCTGATCGCGCTCGGCGGCCTTGCCTCGATCGGCGCCTATCTGGTCTGGCTCTGCATGGGCGAGAAGCGCCGCGAGCTCGGCCAGAAGGGCTGGAAGGTGGTGCTGCCGTCCGCGCCGCTGACGCTGGTGCAGATCCTGATCGGCGTGGTCGATCTCGGCTTCTGCGCGCTGGCGATGTACCTCCTGGTGCCGGCCAATCCGCCGATCGATTTCCTGTCGCTCGCCGTCGTGTTCATCCTGGCGACGCTGCTCGGCTTTGCCAGCCACGCCCCGGGCTCGCTCGGCGTGTTCGACGCCGCCATGCTGGTGGCGCTGCCCGAATTCGGCCGCGAGGAGTTGCTGGCGACCCTTTTGGTCTTCCGCATCCTCTATTTCGTGATCCCGTTCGGTCTTGCCATCTCCATCATGGGCGCACGCGAGCTCTGGATGAACGTCGTGGAGCCCTGGCAGGAGCGCCGGCGGCTGGCGGAGGCCTGCGCGCAGGCCAACCTGCCCAAGCAGGTAGCAGCGATGGAGCGCGAACGGTCGCTGCGGCAGGCCAAACGCTAA
- a CDS encoding universal stress protein, with amino-acid sequence MFNSILVPIDLADTDLAKPAIATAATLSQTWSGAVRLLNVLPMTPVMLAEYVPADFDEQQRQTSEEALAIVARESGIDASRISSVVRQGGIYHEILEEAAHVKADLIVMTSHRPAMRTYFLGSNAGHVVRYAKCSVLVVRH; translated from the coding sequence ATGTTCAATTCCATCCTCGTGCCCATCGACCTCGCCGATACTGATCTGGCAAAGCCGGCGATCGCGACCGCGGCAACGCTGTCGCAGACCTGGAGCGGCGCGGTACGCCTGCTCAACGTGCTGCCAATGACGCCGGTGATGCTGGCAGAATACGTCCCGGCCGATTTCGACGAGCAGCAGCGCCAGACCTCGGAGGAGGCGCTCGCCATCGTCGCGCGCGAATCCGGCATCGACGCCTCCCGCATCTCCAGCGTGGTGCGCCAGGGCGGCATCTATCACGAGATACTGGAGGAAGCCGCGCACGTGAAGGCAGATCTGATCGTGATGACCTCACACCGGCCGGCGATGCGCACCTATTTCCTCGGCTCCAACGCCGGGCATGTGGTGCGCTATGCGAAGTGCTCGGTGCTGGTGGTCAGGCACTGA